From one Lactiplantibacillus paraplantarum genomic stretch:
- the yycF gene encoding response regulator YycF, translating to MKKILVVDDEKPISDIMKFNLTKEGYEVHVAADGEEALQKVDEVHPDLILLDLMLPKMDGLEVARQVRKNYDMPIIMVTAKDSELDKVLGLELGADDYVTKPFSNRELVARVKANLRRQGTPSAQPAEVEENSDIEIGDLVIHPEAYMVSKRGDNIELTHREFELLHYLAQHIGQVMTREHLLQTVWGYDYFGDVRTVDVTVRRLREKVEDNPSHPKWLVTRRGVGYYLRNPENE from the coding sequence ATGAAAAAAATCTTAGTAGTTGATGATGAAAAACCAATCTCCGATATTATGAAATTTAATTTGACCAAAGAAGGTTATGAAGTTCACGTGGCGGCTGATGGTGAGGAAGCCTTACAAAAAGTTGACGAAGTTCACCCTGATTTAATCTTATTAGATTTAATGCTACCGAAAATGGATGGCCTAGAAGTTGCGCGGCAGGTTCGGAAGAACTATGACATGCCGATTATCATGGTTACGGCCAAGGACTCTGAATTAGATAAAGTTTTGGGCTTGGAACTCGGTGCTGATGATTATGTCACGAAGCCGTTTTCTAACCGGGAACTTGTTGCACGAGTCAAAGCAAACTTGCGTCGTCAAGGGACTCCAAGTGCTCAACCAGCAGAAGTTGAAGAGAACTCTGATATTGAGATCGGCGATTTAGTAATTCATCCAGAAGCCTATATGGTCTCAAAACGTGGGGACAATATTGAATTAACGCACCGGGAATTTGAGCTATTACACTACTTGGCACAACACATTGGGCAGGTAATGACGCGGGAACATTTACTACAGACGGTCTGGGGCTACGACTACTTTGGTGATGTTCGGACCGTTGATGTCACGGTGCGCCGGTTACGTGAAAAAGTTGAAGATAATCCGAGTCATCCCAAGTGGTTGGTGACGCGGCGGGGCGTGGGATACTACCTCCGCAATCCTGAAAATGAGTAG
- the walK gene encoding cell wall metabolism sensor histidine kinase WalK, with the protein MLRFKRKNFFKTINFKIALVFALLLLITLEIVGAIFVKQLESKNIQDFKQAVQIPTYIDNSLAEQLTVSSTRKANGQIKTILSNYNNTNIDEIRVVDSKGTIRGTSDVNDQSVVGQKTTDRNVKNAIYNNRTYTKSTYDTQNNGRYYISIVPLYSSNSTGNSSQLVGVLYVRANMKSVYSTINNIMGIFVIASLVAMVLGLGIAIIIARAITRPIEEMKQQTQRIARGDYAGQVRVYSDDELGQLAKAINNLSIRVEESQESTEAERRRLDSVLSHMSDGVIATDRRGNITIINETASDFMDVTAEKAIGNSILDILKIRDDYSLRDLIENQDELMLDFSSNERDLILNAYFSLIQRESGFISGLVCVLHDVTEQQKIDNDRKQFVSNVSHELRTPLTSLRSYIEALSDGAWKDPEVAPGFLKVTQEETDRMIRMINELLSLSRMDSGTTRVDMELVNINEMFNYVLDRFDMILKKDDNPAKYYTIKREFTKRDLWVEIDTDKFTQVLDNIMNNAIKYSPDGGVVTCRLLETHNQVIISISDQGLGIPRADLAHVFDRFFRVDKARSRAQGGTGLGLAISKEVVQMLGGRIWVDSVEGKGSTFYISLPYEPYEEEDLWDDDSQA; encoded by the coding sequence GTGTTGAGATTTAAACGGAAAAATTTTTTTAAAACGATTAATTTTAAAATTGCACTAGTATTTGCGTTGTTATTATTGATTACGTTGGAAATTGTTGGGGCGATTTTTGTTAAGCAGTTGGAATCGAAGAACATCCAAGATTTTAAGCAAGCCGTTCAAATTCCAACTTATATTGATAATTCGTTGGCTGAGCAACTGACTGTAAGTAGTACCCGTAAAGCCAATGGCCAGATCAAAACGATTTTATCAAATTATAACAATACCAATATTGATGAAATCCGAGTAGTCGATAGTAAGGGAACCATTCGGGGGACTAGTGACGTTAATGATCAATCTGTGGTTGGTCAAAAGACAACGGACCGGAATGTGAAAAATGCGATTTATAATAATCGAACTTACACGAAGAGTACCTATGATACGCAAAATAATGGTCGTTATTATATCTCAATTGTGCCATTGTACAGTTCCAACTCAACTGGGAATAGCAGCCAGTTAGTTGGGGTACTGTACGTACGGGCGAATATGAAATCGGTATATAGTACCATCAACAATATTATGGGGATTTTTGTGATTGCGTCACTGGTTGCCATGGTCTTGGGCTTGGGAATTGCCATTATTATTGCCCGGGCAATAACGCGTCCGATTGAGGAAATGAAGCAACAAACACAGCGGATTGCACGCGGCGACTATGCCGGTCAAGTCCGGGTCTATAGTGATGATGAGTTGGGTCAACTGGCTAAAGCGATTAATAACTTGTCCATTCGCGTTGAAGAATCGCAAGAGTCGACGGAAGCAGAACGGCGGCGGTTAGATAGTGTGCTCTCACATATGAGTGACGGTGTGATTGCTACGGATCGGCGCGGCAATATTACGATTATTAATGAAACGGCGTCGGATTTTATGGATGTGACGGCGGAAAAAGCCATTGGTAATTCGATTCTGGATATTTTGAAGATCCGTGATGACTATTCATTACGTGACTTAATCGAGAATCAGGATGAATTGATGCTCGATTTCTCATCTAATGAACGTGACTTGATCTTAAATGCTTACTTTTCACTTATTCAACGTGAATCTGGATTTATTAGTGGCTTAGTCTGTGTGTTACATGATGTTACGGAACAACAGAAGATTGATAATGACCGTAAGCAATTCGTTTCTAATGTGTCGCACGAATTACGGACACCGTTAACGAGTTTGCGGAGTTACATTGAAGCATTGAGCGATGGTGCTTGGAAAGATCCAGAAGTGGCACCAGGCTTTTTAAAGGTCACTCAGGAAGAAACTGACCGGATGATTCGGATGATTAATGAGCTGTTAAGCTTATCTCGGATGGATTCAGGGACGACCCGCGTTGATATGGAACTAGTGAATATTAACGAAATGTTTAATTATGTGTTGGATCGGTTCGACATGATCCTGAAAAAAGATGATAACCCGGCTAAGTACTATACGATTAAGCGTGAGTTTACTAAGCGCGACTTATGGGTTGAAATTGACACTGACAAGTTTACGCAAGTGCTCGATAATATTATGAATAATGCGATTAAGTACTCCCCAGATGGTGGGGTGGTCACTTGTCGACTATTAGAAACGCATAATCAGGTTATTATCAGTATTAGTGACCAAGGCTTAGGAATTCCACGAGCTGATTTAGCGCATGTTTTTGACCGCTTTTTCCGGGTCGATAAGGCGCGTTCACGGGCCCAAGGCGGTACCGGACTTGGTCTGGCGATTTCAAAAGAAGTTGTCCAGATGCTAGGCGGTCGAATTTGGGTTGATAGTGTTGAAGGTAAGGGGTCCACGTTCTATATTTCCTTGCCATATGAACCTTATGAGGAGGAGGACCTTTGGGATGACGACTCACAAGCTTAG
- a CDS encoding YycH family regulatory protein, with translation MTTHKLRRFILPILLTILILLSVVLSMYIWLNPSRYEHESKVSTTSSNSSLTTRTIDDIYLPTQLIYTNSQGNQSLLINKNVSLVSQFSEQLRKWDARSISKVRITSAKSYQALLNGEDSYVLNFPDSITVSLFNTIFKQQLNSFRSSEFSRIVIPVNDTNHMYFLNDNHHEIYSVRLKKKSLTSLKRVLAADKVKQIAVKMTYEDNTTYIDYPKQVTMQHYSYLMSKAAASEIANRLLDADGNSTVSVHNRSGKQEYTTGSYKRMTVDSKLGTVYFEDYSDSGTTRNLSLTSQLKKSFNQLTSLGVPMDNIRYYGFDATSNSVIYRSYVEGFPIFNQTENGDVRIQLTSNGLDRYYFSLYSLQVPVPTTGQKQAVTLPSSTSVLKRLKAAGYKDDKIGSIELGYEWSQNKSSKLVIDLTPTYYVYYNGTWRTYTSMLSGS, from the coding sequence ATGACGACTCACAAGCTTAGACGCTTTATCTTACCCATATTGTTGACCATACTGATTTTATTGAGCGTGGTACTGTCGATGTATATTTGGTTAAACCCATCGCGGTATGAACATGAAAGTAAGGTTAGTACCACGTCATCAAATTCCTCGTTAACGACCCGGACGATTGATGACATTTATTTGCCGACTCAGTTGATTTATACGAATAGTCAGGGCAATCAGTCCCTGTTGATCAATAAGAATGTTAGTTTAGTCAGTCAATTTAGTGAACAGTTGCGTAAGTGGGATGCCCGTAGTATCTCTAAGGTGCGAATTACGTCGGCTAAGAGTTATCAGGCGCTGTTGAATGGGGAAGATAGTTATGTTTTAAACTTTCCTGATAGTATTACAGTCAGCCTGTTTAACACCATTTTTAAGCAACAGCTCAATAGTTTTCGTTCTTCCGAGTTTAGTCGCATTGTGATTCCAGTCAATGATACTAATCACATGTACTTTTTAAATGATAACCACCATGAGATTTATAGTGTCAGGTTAAAGAAAAAGTCACTAACTTCACTAAAACGCGTTTTAGCAGCAGATAAAGTTAAACAAATTGCTGTTAAGATGACCTATGAAGATAATACGACTTATATTGATTATCCTAAGCAGGTGACCATGCAACACTATAGCTACCTCATGAGTAAGGCGGCGGCTAGTGAAATTGCCAATCGATTGTTAGATGCGGATGGGAACTCAACGGTATCGGTGCATAATCGGAGTGGGAAGCAAGAGTATACGACTGGGAGTTATAAACGGATGACGGTCGACTCTAAGCTGGGAACAGTCTATTTCGAAGATTATAGTGATTCAGGCACGACGCGAAATCTATCGCTAACGAGTCAGTTAAAGAAGAGTTTTAATCAACTGACGAGTCTCGGCGTACCCATGGATAATATTCGGTACTACGGGTTTGATGCAACTAGTAACAGTGTGATTTATCGAAGCTACGTTGAAGGATTTCCTATCTTTAATCAAACAGAAAACGGTGATGTGCGTATCCAGTTAACTTCGAATGGGTTAGACCGCTACTACTTCTCGTTATACAGCTTACAAGTACCAGTCCCAACCACTGGCCAAAAACAGGCGGTGACCTTACCAAGTTCGACGAGCGTGCTAAAACGTTTGAAGGCGGCTGGTTATAAGGATGATAAGATTGGTAGTATCGAACTGGGCTACGAATGGTCGCAGAATAAGTCGTCCAAACTCGTGATTGACCTGACGCCAACGTATTATGTCTACTATAACGGAACTTGGCGGACGTATACGTCGATGTTAAGTGGATCTTAG
- a CDS encoding two-component system regulatory protein YycI — protein MNFRRIEWIFLLAFVVLDIFLGFMFVQTSSKSTKTTGDTATTVIREMRADNISFKNPDTHEGTGYYIAGSNESGLKQQLSQLTEQSARVQSSGKLVSTLRATTTIDTQSPKADLTTFMSQRTNVIHGTEYVYDADLSTSGDYVFVQKVADGEILTGAGQVHLFVNKDKQLTSYTQTYVANVKTLREKAVTISEKKALVALYQYNQVSSSSRVVWAKLGYSRLLKLKDSSVYVPTWIFAVRGKNSSNISLHRINAFTSASMKNSNATTTGSLDTTVGMVWNTFD, from the coding sequence ATGAATTTTCGGAGAATTGAGTGGATTTTCTTACTAGCATTTGTTGTTTTGGATATCTTCTTAGGCTTTATGTTCGTCCAGACGAGTTCTAAATCAACGAAAACGACCGGTGACACGGCAACGACGGTAATTCGTGAAATGCGGGCCGATAATATTAGTTTTAAGAATCCAGATACTCATGAAGGTACGGGCTACTACATTGCTGGGAGCAATGAAAGTGGTTTGAAACAACAATTAAGTCAGTTAACTGAACAGTCAGCGCGGGTTCAAAGTAGTGGTAAGTTAGTCAGTACGTTGCGAGCGACGACAACGATTGATACCCAGAGTCCGAAAGCGGATCTAACGACATTTATGAGTCAGCGAACTAACGTGATTCATGGTACCGAGTACGTATATGATGCCGATTTGTCGACAAGCGGGGACTATGTCTTTGTTCAAAAAGTTGCGGATGGCGAAATTCTTACCGGTGCCGGACAAGTGCACTTATTTGTCAATAAGGATAAGCAGTTAACGAGTTATACGCAAACATACGTTGCTAATGTTAAAACGTTACGTGAAAAAGCGGTAACTATCAGTGAAAAAAAAGCATTGGTGGCCTTGTATCAATACAATCAAGTATCGAGTAGCTCGCGGGTCGTGTGGGCCAAACTTGGCTATTCACGGTTATTGAAGCTGAAAGATAGTAGTGTTTATGTGCCAACTTGGATTTTTGCCGTTCGTGGCAAGAATAGTTCTAACATTAGTTTGCACCGTATTAATGCCTTTACGAGTGCATCAATGAAGAATAGTAATGCAACCACAACGGGTAGTTTAGATACGACGGTCGGCATGGTATGGAATACGTTCGATTAG
- a CDS encoding MBL fold metallo-hydrolase: MVLKLATDDMKVSILASGSTGNVTYIETPEHKVLVDAGLSGKKIANLMTSIGRDINEVDSLFISHEHTDHCHSAGILARKYGLDVYANQGTWDAMAHKIGNVPAELCHVFDPDTTLGLGDLDVESFSVSHDAAEPQFYELHHAGKSFVIITDTGYVSEHVEGVIRDADGYLFECNHDLEMLRMGRYPWPLKQRIIGDEGHLSNEDGANALMDVIGRHTKRIYLGHRSQDNNLKSLAHLTVASMMTEHDFGVEHDFQLYDTEPEQATKLITL, from the coding sequence ATGGTATTAAAATTAGCAACGGATGATATGAAAGTAAGCATACTGGCATCGGGAAGTACGGGTAATGTCACGTATATTGAAACGCCAGAGCACAAGGTATTGGTCGATGCAGGGCTAAGTGGTAAAAAAATTGCTAACCTGATGACATCGATTGGCCGTGACATTAATGAAGTCGATAGTTTGTTTATTAGTCATGAACATACTGATCATTGTCATTCTGCGGGAATTCTGGCGCGGAAATATGGCTTAGATGTTTATGCTAATCAGGGAACCTGGGATGCGATGGCCCATAAAATTGGAAATGTGCCGGCCGAGCTGTGCCACGTTTTTGATCCAGATACGACCTTGGGCTTAGGCGATCTTGATGTGGAATCGTTTAGTGTATCGCACGATGCGGCGGAACCGCAGTTTTATGAACTACATCATGCGGGCAAGTCGTTCGTGATTATCACAGATACGGGCTACGTTTCGGAGCACGTTGAAGGGGTGATTCGCGATGCTGATGGCTACTTATTTGAATGTAATCATGACTTAGAGATGTTGCGGATGGGCCGTTATCCATGGCCACTTAAGCAGCGGATCATTGGTGATGAAGGCCACCTGTCCAATGAGGATGGCGCCAACGCGTTGATGGATGTTATCGGCCGCCATACTAAGCGGATTTATCTGGGGCATCGTAGCCAGGATAATAATCTGAAGTCCTTGGCACACTTGACGGTGGCATCTATGATGACTGAACATGATTTTGGTGTGGAACATGATTTTCAACTATATGATACGGAGCCTGAACAAGCGACTAAGTTAATCACGCTATAG